Proteins from a genomic interval of Desulfovibrio piger:
- a CDS encoding N-6 DNA methylase — MNDTAITTARALFPRGLHQPQDSYRFGADALLLAAFAAESLASLPGTAPRKVAELGSGCGAALLGLCLYLSSGTAEMAGHRHQADALPRQCPCTQPSEAPSAAAGGQPVGEGRGGHNAPHLHALGLEQDTALCAAATANARLLGLEDVCRFRQGDLADTHFLRDCGENAFHLVLANPPYALTGSGRPSASARRDAALRGPASLHDGPHARQRRPGPNGVSDPLAVFCHAARRLLRHHGLFCCIFPAEDLSRLLSTLERERLGCRRILPLCPRAGEAAKRVLVLARKDAAAQCRLEAPLPLHDGQCWSRGALAFCPWLGAGHEEKR, encoded by the coding sequence ATGAACGATACCGCCATCACGACCGCCCGTGCCCTCTTCCCCCGGGGCCTGCACCAGCCGCAGGACAGCTACCGTTTCGGCGCGGACGCCCTGCTGCTGGCGGCCTTCGCGGCGGAAAGCCTTGCCTCCCTGCCGGGAACGGCCCCCCGGAAGGTGGCGGAGCTTGGCAGCGGCTGCGGTGCGGCCCTGCTGGGCCTGTGCCTGTATCTCTCGTCCGGCACGGCGGAGATGGCAGGGCACCGTCATCAGGCAGACGCGCTGCCCCGCCAATGCCCCTGCACGCAGCCTTCAGAAGCACCCTCCGCTGCCGCTGGCGGACAGCCGGTGGGAGAAGGCCGTGGAGGACACAACGCCCCTCACCTGCACGCTCTGGGGCTGGAGCAGGACACGGCCTTATGCGCTGCGGCCACGGCAAACGCCCGCCTTCTGGGGCTGGAAGATGTGTGCCGCTTCCGGCAGGGCGACCTTGCCGACACGCATTTTTTGCGGGACTGCGGCGAAAATGCCTTCCATCTCGTTCTGGCCAACCCGCCCTATGCGCTGACGGGCAGCGGCCGACCCTCGGCCAGTGCCCGGCGCGACGCCGCCCTGCGCGGCCCCGCCTCTCTGCACGACGGCCCGCACGCCCGCCAGCGGCGGCCCGGCCCCAATGGCGTTTCTGATCCGCTGGCCGTGTTCTGCCATGCGGCCCGGCGCCTGCTGCGCCATCACGGTCTGTTCTGCTGCATCTTCCCGGCGGAGGACCTGTCCCGCCTGCTCTCCACACTGGAGCGGGAGCGTCTGGGCTGCCGCCGCATCCTGCCCCTCTGCCCCCGCGCCGGAGAAGCCGCCAAACGGGTGCTGGTGCTGGCGCGCAAGGACGCTGCCGCCCAATGCCGGCTGGAAGCTCCCCTGCCCCTGCACGACGGACAGTGCTGGAGCCGCGGGGCCCTTGCCTTCTGCCCCTGGCTGGGCGCGGGCCATGAGGAAAAAAGATAG
- a CDS encoding peptidase U32 family protein, protein MSDIILSAPTPERPEILAPAGDAQCFTAALAAGADAVYLGLKHFSARMQAENFGLTDLSRLTDLAHEEQARVYVAMNVLVKPQETAAAYRLIHRLARQVRPDGIIVQDLAMLDLARQAGFEGEINLSTLANITHPQGLQTAKDLGASRVILPRELSIDEIRAMGEACPEGLDLECFVHGALCYCVSGRCYWSSYMGGKSGLRGRCVQPCRRVYRQGGAAAAAMAKQAEQQAREQGRNGRDGGRDMRRPRPQRSNPGKGRDGRFFSCLDLSLDVLAKTLLHIPHLVSWKIEGRKKGPHYVYHVVTAYRMLRDNPGDPQARKDAEAILEMALGRPGSRARFLPHKDNLIPTDPSGQTSSGLLAGKINVTPEGQVLLKPHFELLPQDYLRVGVEDERWHATLPVTRRTPKAGTLMLRLPKHKTPKAGTPVFLIDRREPELMQILREWQARLDRMPTRPSKAVESESRLPRPVRPAPRPEMVVRASMPQGRETRGCRSQNTGLWLSPRTAEISRTIAPRICWWLPPVIWPEEEEAIRRRLAHLTREGARHFVCNAPWQRDLFPAELLARMNDEPEDPKHSDALDLLAGPFCNVANAAALGVLADMGFKGAYISPELPADDILALPRQSPLPLGMVLGGFWPVGISRFGLLGIKPNEPFMSPKGEVFWARQYGGNVWLYPGWPLDLTAKRQELQQAGYSFFARLEENPPSSLPEMRRQGLFNWDGALL, encoded by the coding sequence ATGAGTGACATCATCCTGTCCGCCCCTACCCCGGAACGCCCGGAGATCCTGGCCCCGGCCGGTGACGCCCAGTGCTTCACCGCGGCCCTGGCCGCCGGCGCCGACGCCGTGTACCTGGGCCTGAAGCACTTCTCGGCCCGTATGCAGGCCGAGAACTTCGGCCTTACCGACCTTTCGCGCCTCACCGACCTGGCCCACGAGGAACAGGCCCGCGTCTATGTGGCCATGAACGTGCTGGTCAAGCCGCAGGAGACCGCGGCGGCCTACCGTCTCATCCATCGTCTGGCCCGGCAGGTGCGCCCCGACGGCATCATCGTGCAGGATCTGGCCATGCTGGATCTGGCGCGGCAGGCCGGTTTCGAGGGCGAGATCAACCTCTCCACCCTGGCCAACATCACGCACCCGCAGGGCCTGCAGACCGCCAAGGACCTGGGCGCCAGCCGCGTCATCCTGCCGCGCGAGCTCTCCATCGACGAGATCCGCGCCATGGGCGAGGCCTGTCCCGAAGGGCTGGATCTGGAATGCTTCGTCCACGGCGCGCTGTGCTACTGCGTGTCGGGGCGCTGCTACTGGTCCAGCTACATGGGCGGCAAGAGCGGCCTGCGCGGCCGCTGCGTGCAGCCCTGCCGCCGCGTCTACCGTCAGGGCGGCGCCGCTGCCGCGGCCATGGCCAAACAGGCCGAACAGCAGGCCCGCGAACAGGGCCGCAACGGTCGTGACGGCGGCCGCGACATGCGCCGTCCCCGGCCCCAGCGCAGCAACCCCGGCAAGGGGCGCGACGGCCGTTTCTTCTCCTGTCTGGACCTTTCGCTGGACGTGCTGGCCAAGACCCTGCTGCACATCCCGCATCTGGTCTCGTGGAAGATCGAAGGCCGCAAGAAGGGCCCGCACTACGTCTATCACGTGGTCACGGCCTATCGCATGCTGCGCGACAATCCCGGCGACCCGCAGGCCCGCAAGGACGCCGAGGCCATCCTTGAGATGGCGCTGGGCCGTCCCGGCAGCCGTGCCCGCTTCCTGCCGCACAAGGACAACCTCATCCCCACCGACCCGTCGGGGCAGACCAGCTCCGGCCTGCTGGCGGGCAAGATCAATGTGACGCCCGAAGGCCAGGTGCTGCTCAAGCCCCATTTCGAGCTGCTGCCGCAGGACTATCTGCGCGTGGGCGTGGAAGACGAACGCTGGCACGCCACCCTGCCCGTGACGCGCCGCACGCCCAAGGCGGGCACCCTGATGCTGCGCCTGCCCAAGCACAAGACGCCCAAGGCGGGCACGCCGGTCTTCCTCATCGACCGCCGCGAGCCCGAGCTGATGCAGATCCTCAGGGAGTGGCAGGCCCGGCTCGACCGCATGCCCACCCGGCCCAGCAAGGCCGTGGAGAGCGAGTCCCGTCTGCCCCGGCCCGTCAGGCCCGCGCCCCGGCCCGAGATGGTGGTGCGCGCCAGCATGCCGCAGGGCCGCGAGACCCGCGGCTGCCGCAGCCAGAACACCGGTCTGTGGCTCTCGCCGCGCACGGCCGAGATCTCGCGTACCATCGCCCCGCGCATCTGCTGGTGGCTGCCGCCCGTCATCTGGCCCGAAGAGGAAGAGGCCATCCGCCGCCGTCTGGCCCACTTGACCCGCGAAGGCGCGCGCCACTTCGTCTGCAACGCCCCCTGGCAGCGTGACCTGTTCCCGGCGGAACTGCTGGCCCGCATGAACGACGAGCCCGAGGATCCCAAGCACAGCGATGCCCTCGACCTGCTGGCCGGGCCCTTCTGCAACGTGGCCAATGCCGCCGCGCTGGGCGTGCTGGCCGACATGGGCTTCAAGGGCGCGTACATCAGCCCCGAACTGCCTGCCGACGACATCCTGGCCCTGCCTCGCCAGAGCCCGCTGCCGCTGGGCATGGTGCTGGGCGGCTTCTGGCCCGTGGGCATCAGCCGCTTCGGCCTGCTGGGCATCAAGCCCAACGAGCCGTTCATGAGCCCCAAGGGCGAGGTCTTCTGGGCCCGCCAGTACGGCGGCAATGTCTGGCTCTATCCCGGCTGGCCCCTGGATCTCACCGCCAAGCGGCAGGAGCTCCAGCAGGCAGGCTACAGCTTCTTCGCCCGTCTGGAAGAGAACCCGCCCTCCAGTCTGCCCGAGATGCGGCGCCAAGGCCTGTTCAACTGGGACGGTGCCCTGCTGTAA
- a CDS encoding UvrD-helicase domain-containing protein, with amino-acid sequence MNFIADLHIHSRFSRATSKQLSPRHLAAWARCKGINVLGTGDFTHPQWRDELRRQLVRDEASGLYRLSGPAEELDFLQGKTPPDADGPLFLLQTEISSIYKRQGKVRKVHNLIFVPTLDDADRLSQRLELVGNLHSDGRPILGLDSRDLLEMTLDVCPEAVLIPAHVWTPWFALFGSKSGFDRLEDCFDDLSSHIFALETGLSSDPGMNRMVSQLDGYALISNSDAHSGANLGREANFFAGAPSYDGIFAALRAAARRLPPDRQPQDCRFLGTMEFYPEEGKYHLDGHRACGVVLEPREALALDNICPVCGKPLTIGVLHRVCELADRETPASLLHEPEARPLIPLPELVGEILGVGSGSRKVQDRYAALLRDLGPDLDILCRMDEEQVRRHWEPLGEAVARMRRGQVIRKGGYDGEYGVVRVFSPEEAAEWQGSTRSRSLLDGAAPRKRGRPKKVAEPAPQAPEQETAATVAAIRVRRKKDSAAPAESEPEPATPDGRTLGGFSPAQAEALTAGLETGTPVLVLAGPGAGKTRVLVGRLQYLLAHDVPASQLLAVTFTRRAAQEMRQRLQAPAGDGAVPAALPRCDTLHALAWSVVQRELPSALLLPEDAAKALFVDAGHPESREERKALRRLWERLQWSREQGLSADELPDDLRAAVADWQAARTVRSQSPLLDYADLLEFFLFHLRARQGEDIRPDLEHSLLPPACRVLLAAAVTERHHPAQTSAPSPATSAGPDTTPEHHEAPHKGHAVPRQMSLLGMVAATAAPAPVPAPSRRASALPWRHVLVDEVQDLSPVQLRLIRALLPEDGNGFFGIGDPDQAIYGFRGASGQSEDSLRALWPSLRVCRLGQSYRASQGVLDMAQNLLQGRGHCGALQAMRREQARLHLFSAPDQQAEARWIAGRIRQLLGATAHTLMDQIAQEDELAGTLSPGDVAVLVRLKAQIPVIRRVLEQEGIPCAAPAQEDCWQDPLCAAVLRLAIARGQGEAPVPVSDDAESDDLLPLLEQALDLAPDAPLPDPQALQARLSGHSRLPAPLWQGTAWKQLCRAWQDCGQWEALVQQLGLQHEAELIRARSEQVQILTLHASKGLEFQAVFLPGLEEGLLPMRRDLLLENPDDDMSPAAQAARLEEERRLFYVGLTRAARALYVSHSAGRRLFGRELALEPSSFLPLVRDFCRQSTLARHTKAVREHLSLF; translated from the coding sequence ATGAATTTCATCGCCGACCTGCACATCCATTCCCGCTTTTCCCGTGCCACCAGCAAACAGCTCTCGCCCCGGCATCTGGCTGCCTGGGCCCGCTGCAAGGGCATCAACGTGCTGGGCACCGGCGACTTCACCCACCCGCAATGGCGGGACGAGCTGCGCCGGCAGCTGGTGCGCGACGAGGCCAGCGGCCTGTACCGCCTGTCCGGCCCGGCGGAGGAGCTGGACTTTTTGCAGGGGAAGACACCGCCGGATGCCGACGGGCCGCTCTTCCTGCTCCAGACCGAGATCAGCTCCATCTACAAGCGTCAGGGCAAGGTGCGCAAAGTCCACAACCTGATCTTCGTGCCCACGCTGGACGATGCCGACCGCCTTTCGCAGCGGCTGGAGCTGGTGGGCAACCTGCATTCCGACGGCCGTCCCATCCTGGGCCTGGACTCCCGCGACCTGCTGGAGATGACGCTGGATGTCTGCCCCGAGGCCGTGCTCATCCCGGCCCATGTCTGGACGCCGTGGTTCGCCCTGTTCGGCTCCAAGTCCGGTTTCGACCGGCTGGAGGACTGTTTCGACGACCTTTCCTCCCACATCTTCGCGCTGGAGACGGGCCTTTCCTCGGACCCGGGCATGAACCGCATGGTCAGCCAGCTGGACGGTTACGCGCTCATCTCCAATTCCGACGCCCACTCCGGGGCCAATCTGGGCCGCGAGGCCAACTTCTTTGCGGGCGCGCCCTCCTATGACGGCATCTTCGCCGCCCTGCGGGCCGCGGCCCGTCGCCTGCCGCCCGACCGGCAGCCCCAGGACTGCCGCTTCCTGGGCACCATGGAATTCTACCCCGAAGAGGGCAAATACCATCTGGACGGCCACCGGGCCTGCGGCGTGGTGCTGGAACCGCGCGAAGCCCTGGCCCTGGACAACATCTGCCCGGTCTGCGGCAAGCCCCTGACCATCGGCGTGCTGCACCGCGTCTGCGAGCTGGCCGACCGCGAAACGCCCGCCAGCCTGCTCCACGAGCCGGAGGCCCGGCCCCTGATCCCCCTGCCCGAGCTGGTGGGCGAGATCCTGGGCGTGGGCAGCGGCTCGCGCAAGGTGCAGGACAGGTACGCGGCCCTGCTGCGCGATCTGGGGCCCGATCTGGACATCCTCTGCCGCATGGACGAGGAGCAGGTGCGCCGCCACTGGGAGCCGCTGGGCGAGGCCGTGGCCCGCATGCGCCGGGGCCAGGTCATCCGCAAGGGCGGCTATGACGGCGAATACGGCGTGGTGCGCGTCTTCAGCCCCGAAGAAGCCGCGGAATGGCAGGGGTCGACCCGCAGCCGCAGCCTGCTGGACGGTGCCGCGCCCCGCAAGCGCGGACGGCCCAAAAAGGTGGCGGAACCCGCCCCGCAGGCCCCGGAGCAGGAGACCGCCGCCACGGTGGCGGCCATCCGGGTGCGCCGCAAGAAGGACAGCGCCGCGCCTGCCGAAAGCGAACCCGAGCCCGCCACGCCCGACGGGCGCACGCTGGGCGGCTTTTCCCCGGCACAGGCCGAGGCCCTGACCGCCGGGCTGGAGACGGGCACGCCCGTGCTGGTGCTGGCCGGGCCCGGTGCGGGCAAGACGCGCGTGCTGGTGGGCCGTCTGCAATATCTGCTGGCCCATGACGTACCGGCCTCGCAGCTGCTGGCCGTGACCTTCACCCGACGCGCCGCGCAGGAGATGCGGCAACGCCTGCAGGCCCCGGCCGGAGACGGCGCTGTCCCCGCGGCCCTGCCCCGCTGCGATACCCTGCATGCCCTGGCCTGGAGCGTGGTGCAGCGGGAGCTGCCCTCGGCGCTGCTCCTGCCCGAAGACGCAGCCAAAGCCCTGTTCGTGGATGCCGGGCACCCGGAGAGCCGCGAAGAACGCAAGGCCCTGCGTCGCCTTTGGGAGCGTTTGCAGTGGTCTCGTGAACAGGGGCTGTCCGCCGACGAGCTCCCCGACGACCTGCGCGCCGCCGTGGCCGACTGGCAGGCTGCCCGTACCGTGCGCAGCCAGAGCCCGCTGCTGGATTACGCCGACCTGCTGGAATTCTTCCTTTTCCATCTGCGCGCCCGTCAGGGCGAGGACATCCGGCCCGATCTGGAGCACAGCCTGCTGCCGCCCGCCTGCCGGGTCCTGCTGGCTGCCGCCGTGACGGAACGGCACCATCCGGCCCAGACGTCTGCCCCTTCTCCCGCGACTTCCGCCGGGCCGGACACGACGCCCGAGCATCATGAAGCCCCGCACAAAGGCCACGCCGTGCCGCGCCAGATGTCCCTGCTGGGCATGGTGGCCGCCACGGCAGCCCCCGCCCCTGTTCCTGCACCCTCCCGCCGGGCTTCGGCCCTGCCCTGGCGGCATGTGCTGGTGGACGAGGTGCAGGACCTTTCCCCGGTGCAGCTGCGCCTGATCCGCGCCCTGCTGCCCGAGGACGGCAACGGCTTTTTCGGTATCGGCGACCCTGACCAGGCCATCTACGGCTTCCGTGGCGCCAGCGGCCAGAGCGAGGACAGCCTGCGCGCCCTCTGGCCCTCCCTGCGCGTCTGCCGTCTGGGCCAGAGCTACCGCGCCAGCCAGGGCGTGCTGGACATGGCCCAAAATCTGCTGCAGGGCCGCGGGCACTGCGGCGCCCTGCAAGCCATGCGCCGGGAGCAGGCCCGCCTGCATCTTTTCTCCGCCCCCGACCAGCAGGCCGAGGCCCGCTGGATCGCGGGCCGCATCCGTCAGCTGCTGGGGGCCACGGCCCATACGCTCATGGACCAGATCGCGCAGGAAGACGAGCTGGCCGGGACCCTTTCTCCGGGCGACGTGGCCGTGCTGGTGCGCCTCAAGGCCCAGATACCGGTCATCCGCCGCGTGCTGGAGCAGGAGGGCATCCCCTGCGCCGCGCCCGCGCAGGAGGACTGCTGGCAAGATCCCCTTTGCGCCGCCGTGCTGCGTCTGGCCATCGCCCGCGGCCAGGGCGAGGCCCCTGTCCCTGTCAGCGACGACGCCGAGAGCGACGACCTGCTGCCCCTGCTGGAACAGGCGCTGGATCTGGCCCCGGACGCGCCCCTGCCCGACCCCCAGGCCCTGCAGGCCCGCCTTTCCGGGCACAGCCGCCTGCCCGCCCCGCTCTGGCAGGGCACGGCCTGGAAGCAGCTTTGCCGTGCATGGCAAGACTGCGGCCAGTGGGAGGCCCTTGTGCAGCAGCTGGGCCTGCAACATGAGGCGGAACTCATCCGCGCCCGCTCGGAACAGGTGCAGATCCTGACCCTGCACGCCTCCAAGGGTCTGGAATTCCAGGCCGTGTTCCTGCCCGGACTGGAAGAGGGCCTGCTGCCCATGCGCCGGGACCTGCTGCTGGAGAACCCGGACGACGACATGTCCCCCGCCGCGCAGGCCGCCCGTCTGGAAGAAGAGCGCCGCCTGTTCTATGTGGGCCTGACCCGCGCCGCCCGCGCCCTGTATGTGAGCCACAGCGCCGGGCGCCGCCTCTTCGGCCGGGAACTGGCGCTGGAACCCTCCAGCTTCCTGCCGCTGGTGCGCGACTTCTGCCGCCAGAGTACCCTGGCCCGCCACACCAAGGCCGTGCGGGAGCACCTGTCGCTGTTCTAG
- a CDS encoding NAD-dependent epimerase, which translates to MHILVTGAAGFIGYHLCDRLLAQGHTVVGLDNLNDYYDVQLKKDRLAQLEGRPGFRFVLQDMAEREAMSALFAAEKFTHVINMAAQAGVRYSLINPMAYVDSNLVGFANLLEGCRHNGVQHFVFASSSSVYGLNTSQPFSEHNNVDHPVSLYAATKKSNELMAHSYSHLYGLPCTGLRFFTVYGPWGRPDMALQLFAHAIMKDEPIKVFNGGRMRRDFTYIDDIVEGVVRLLPLAPKPDPQWDAATPDPATSSAPWRIYNIGNNQTVELNDFIAALEEALGKKAIRDLLPMQPGDVEATWANIDALSQATGFAPVTPLKTGIERFVAWFKEYYYA; encoded by the coding sequence ATGCATATTCTCGTTACCGGAGCCGCGGGCTTCATCGGCTATCATCTCTGTGACCGTCTGCTGGCCCAGGGCCACACCGTGGTTGGCCTGGACAACCTCAACGACTATTACGACGTCCAGCTCAAGAAAGACCGTCTGGCTCAGCTGGAAGGCCGTCCCGGTTTCCGCTTCGTACTGCAGGACATGGCCGAACGCGAAGCCATGAGCGCCCTGTTCGCGGCCGAAAAGTTCACCCATGTCATCAACATGGCGGCCCAGGCCGGTGTGCGCTACAGCCTCATCAATCCCATGGCCTATGTGGATTCCAACCTGGTGGGCTTTGCCAACCTGCTGGAAGGCTGCCGCCACAACGGCGTGCAGCACTTCGTCTTCGCGTCCTCCTCGTCGGTCTACGGGCTCAACACCAGCCAGCCCTTCTCGGAACACAACAACGTGGACCATCCCGTGAGCCTGTACGCGGCCACCAAGAAGAGCAACGAGCTCATGGCCCACTCCTACAGCCACCTGTACGGCCTGCCCTGCACGGGCCTGCGCTTCTTCACGGTCTACGGCCCCTGGGGCCGCCCGGACATGGCCCTGCAGCTCTTTGCCCACGCCATCATGAAGGACGAGCCCATCAAGGTGTTCAACGGCGGCCGCATGCGCCGCGACTTCACCTATATCGACGACATCGTGGAAGGCGTGGTGCGCCTGCTGCCCCTGGCGCCCAAGCCCGACCCGCAGTGGGATGCCGCCACCCCCGACCCGGCCACCAGTTCCGCGCCGTGGCGCATCTACAATATCGGCAACAACCAGACCGTGGAACTCAACGATTTCATCGCCGCCCTCGAAGAGGCGCTGGGCAAGAAGGCCATCCGTGACCTGCTGCCCATGCAGCCCGGCGATGTGGAAGCCACCTGGGCCAACATCGACGCTCTGTCGCAGGCCACGGGCTTTGCGCCCGTGACGCCCCTCAAGACCGGCATCGAGCGCTTTGTGGCCTGGTTCAAGGAATATTATTACGCATGA